The DNA region GGCAAAAGGGTTGGATCAGCGAGCATCTTCCAATGGACTGGATACAGAATTTTTAGAGTTGGTCAATGTCTTCAATCAAATGATGGAGAGGCTCGAACGGAGCTTTCAACAAGCTTCTCGTTTTAGTGGAGACGCAGCGCATGAACTAAAAACGCCTCTCGCGATTTTGCAGGGAGAATTGGAACAAGCAATGCAAACCGCTCCTGCTGGTTCGTCACAACAACAAACCTTTGGGCGATTACTCGATGAAATCCGGCGGCTGAATTCTATCACTCGAAAACTATTGCTTTTATCCTTGGCTGATGCGGGTCAAATGAAGCTGCAATCCCAAACAATTGATTTTTCGGAACTGGTTTCAGAACTCGCAGAAGATATCGAGTTGATGGCACCTGAGCTACAATTACAATTGCAACTCGCCCCAAATTTAAAGCTTAAAGGTGATCGCCAACTCTTGACTCAGGTACTTCAAAATCTCGTCACGAATGCCATTAAATACAATGTGCCCCAAGGTTTAATCGCCATCGAAACATTTCAAGCAAAGCAAAATATCATCCTCAAAATCAGCAATCCTTCCAAGGGATTAAAGGGGGGCGATCGCCAGAAAATATTTGAGAGATTTAAGCGAGAAGATTCATCTCATAACCGTAAAGTAGAAGGCTTTGGCTTGGGCTTAAGTTTGTCGAGGGAAATTGTCCGTGCCCACGGCGGTGAATTAACACTAGAGCCCGCCTCAAAATTAGTCACATTTACGCTCTCACTACCGATCTCGATGGCTCGCTAGAATGGGATAAATTTCACAGCGGATGACCAAATCATGCCGAGTAAAAAAGAACTCACTGAAGAAATTCAAAGCATTTTTAATACTGCGGCAGATACTTTCGATCATCCAACCCTATCCTTCTGGAATCGCTTCGGACAAAACACAGTAGACAACCTTGCTCTCAAAGAGGGCGATCGCGTTTTAGATGTTTGCAGTGGTAGTGGTGCGTCGGCCATGCCAGCGGCAGAAAAAGTCGGTTCGACAGGGAAAGTGATTAGCGTTGATTTAGCAAATTCTTTACTGGATTTAGCACGCCAAAAAGCCACTCAACAAGGATTAGATAATATCGAATTTCGTTGCGGCGATTTCACTGAGTTAGGCTATCCCGATAATCATTTTGATGCGATCATCTGTGTCTTCGGCATATTTTTTGTGGATGATATGCAAGCCGCATTGAGAGAATTGCTGCGAATGCTGCGTCCCGGTGGAAAACTGGTTATCACCTCTTGGGGTAACAATGTCTTTGAGCCGGGCAACTCGCTTTTTAAACAGACCGTACGAGCCGTTAACCAGAATTTCTTCGCGAAACCTCTGCCTTGGGAATCGATTAAAACCCCTCAATCTCTTGAAAAGCTACTTTTATCGGCAGATGCCACACAGATTGAAATCATTAGTGAATCAATAGCTCATCCTTTAAACAAACCAGAAGACTGGTGGACAATGATGTTAGGGGGTGGCTTTCGTGGTGTGATTGAAAAATTAGACCCCGAAATCAGACAAACAATCTATCGGCAAAATATCGACTATCTGCGGGACCACAACGTTACCGCTCTCGATATCGATGTTATGTATGCGATCGCCAGAAAATAGGCCCATTCAAAAAAGTCCTGTCCCTTGCCATAAATATTGCTTGAGATTGACTTTCTGAGAGGCTTTAATCTGAGCTACATCAACCTTTTCCGTTCGCAACTTCGTCAATTGATCTGGCACATGGCTAATCAGTTCGCCTTTGGAATTAAGGATGCGATGGAGAGGATATTCAGCGGGTGAAGTCTTGCGGAAATATTGCGGCAACGCTCGATAATAACTGCGGTCTACACCCATCCCTAAAATCACTTCGCGGTAGGTCACAACTTTCCCTTCTGGAATGTGCGCGATAAATCCCAAAAACCGCTCATAGGGAATTTCTGATAATGCCGGAAATGCGTTTAGTTTTACTTGGATAGAATCGGCGATCGCCACCTTCCCTGACTCGACAACAACTCCCAATACCCCACGTTTCCCTTTAAAGCCTTTCCAATCCTCGACAAAAGACTCAATTTTCTTGCAAGGCTCACAGTAAAAGGTCAAACGAACTTTTGCACCACTTTCAAATTCCAGCAATGAACCGGGCTTGAGATTGTCAGCATCAATATTTTGAACAACAAGATTTTCTCTTAAGGAACCGGGGGCGATCGCTTCTTCCTCTAAATCCTCATGCCGAACCATCAGCACTTGTCTCGGGCTGATGAGATGACCATTTACATCTCCTTGAATGCCAAAACCTTTTTCTAGAAAGACTGACTGTTCTGTTCGCAATGACTCACCATGCTTACATTTGCGAAATAATCCGACAATGCTTCCCAAATGCTCTGACATAAATAATTAGCTGGATAAACTCATAAATTACCGTTTTTGCCAATCTAGAAGTTTTTTTTGGCAAAAGAGCTATTTCAACAAGTGACCAAGACTCGATATCTTAGAACACAGTTGTTCTCCTTTCATGTTGATTCTATGAATTACTTTTTTGCGCTGCTGTGCTCAATGCTTCTGACTGTCGTTACTTTTGTATCAGATGGAGCGCCTGCAATAGCTGATGCTCTTGCTTCACAAGCACCTGACAACGCTCAAGCCTATATCATTTCTCCTCAAGATGGAACCACAGTGTCCAGTCCTTTCACCGTTCAATTTGGTTTGTCGGGCATGGGGATTGCGCCTGCTGGCGTCGACCGTTCTGAAACCGGACATCACCATTTGTTGGTGGATTTAGAAACTCTTCCTGAATTTGATCAGGCGTTGTCTGCAACAGAGAATATCAAGCATTTTGGTGGCGGTCAGACTGAAGCAACGCTAGAACTATCACCTGGAGAGCATACCCTCCAACTAGTTCTCGGCAACTATGCTCATATTCCCCATAATCCTCCTGTAATGTCTGAGCCAATTACCATCACCGTGAAATAAATTCCATTCTGCACTGATGCATCGCTTGAAAAAATTGAGCTAAACAATAAAAAAGGATCACTGTAGTAGTGATCCCTAAAGTAGTGAATATTTTTTAGTTTTGGATTAGGACTTACTCAAACGTAAAACCTAGGGTGCAAGGGCATTACCACGGAGAAGACTACCGATTGTCTTCGCTGTAATCTTCATTTGCTTGAGAGGATTTGCAGGGACAACAGTCTTGTAGAGGTAGCTATCGAAAGTCATCTCTTGAACATCGATATCTGCACACATTTCGACAAACGCTTCACGGGTTGCATCGGAACGATAGAACACGCGTTGGAGAATATCGAGAACGAGGTAAGTCGCACCATATGTCTTATCCCAAATCTTGAGGTAACGCTTGAGGTCTTTCTCAGTAGGAACAGTTTGGCCGTTATTAGACGCTTCAACAATCACTTCTGCACACATGCGAGCAGACTTGGCTGCGAAGTAAATACCTTCACCAGAAGATTTTGTGACCGTACCAGCAGCATCACCAACGAGGGCAACACGACCGACAACACGACGAGGTCTGGGATGCTCAGGAATGGGGTGAGCTTCTACGCGAATAATTTCACCACCTTCAAGGCGCTTTGCTGCGCGCTGACGAATACCTGCTTGAAGTTGCTTAATTTTGGCTTGGTTGACCTTCATTGTGCCAGTACCAACTGCCACGTGGTCGTACTTGGGGAATACCCATGCATAGAAATCGGGGGAGACGTCATCACCAACATACATTTCTGCTAGCTCTTCGTAGTACTCCATCTTGTCTTGGGGAAGACGGATACGTTCTTGGAAGGCGATCGCATAGTTATAGTCACCAGCGTCGATAGCCTTAGCAATACGGGAGTTTGCACCATCTGCACCGATCACGAGGTCAACCTTGAGGGTCTTCATTTCACCCTTGATTTGACCTTGGGAATGATCAGAATAGTGAAGAGTATAAGGATCCTTGTCGTTACTCGGAATTTCGAGCTTAGAAACGGTACCGTTAATCAGGTTTGCGCCCAACTCAGCTGCACGGTTACGCATGAAGCTATCCATTACCTCACGGCGACACATACCGATGTACTCGTCATCCTTGAGAGTTTGGCCGATGCTGACCTCAATATTAGAGGGGGAGATCAGTTTCATTTTGCGGACACGACGATCGATGATTTCGGGAGGCAAATCGAATTCGTCCACCATGCATAAAGGGATTGCGCCACCACAGGGCTTTGCGTTGTCCAATTTGCGCTCGAAAATATAAGTTTCGATTCCCGCTTTAGCTAAAATTTCAGCGGCGGAAGAACCAGCAGGGCCTCCTCCGACGACAGCAACCCGTAGTACCAAGGTATTTTCCTCGTCTCAAGAACTATACGATGCGCATGGTATCACGCCCCTCTAGTCGGATGCGGGCTGGATCGAAAGATTAAGAGAATCTTGCAATAGACCGTAACAACTCCTTAACGAAAGTTCATGTTTTTTGAGGTCAAAGCTATTGTCTAGCTAGGCGATCGCCTATGGTTCGGGTGTCTCAGCGACTGCGGGTTTACGACGGGCGGTTTTGATCGCAGTGATGAGGGTTGTGAGTAAAATTGCACCGATAGCAAAAGCATTCAGTCCAGCCATAATGCGGGGTCCCCACAAGCGACGGTGGAGGTCATTGAGAAATTCTTGATGGCTACCGCTAAAAATGAGAATGCCTTTAATAGTGTGGGTGATCTTGCCTTTTTGCGAGCCGGTAATTCGAACGCTCTTGATGTTTTCGCCGAGGATGACGACATCATGGCCGGGATTGATATAGCGGAGTTTATTGTCACGCTTCCAGTTGCGCACTTTGTAGGTATCGTTGTCCATCGCGATCTGGGCATCGTCGAGGTCAAATAATATTTCGCGAGGAGTCCAGAGACCATTGCCATCGACATAGGCAAGGTACTCGTTGTTTCTGCCTCGAATAGGATTGTCGGGGCTGGCGATCGCCTCCAAAACGACGGATGCTCCAGGGTCAAGGGTTTCGATTTCGGCGAGAGTAGTGACTACAGGCAAATCGATGGTCAACTGCAACACGCTTTTAGCATAAACCGCCATACCAAGGTTGACGCCCAAAAATAAAGTCAAAACGCCAACGATCATTAAAATGCGCTGGGTAAAGATTTTTAGGGTTGTGATTTTCGGAACAACGAAGCGAAAAACAAGGGCGGCGATCGCCACAGAAAAAAGCAAAATGACAATATTAATAAACATCGACTCACACCGAGGAGAACCGTTTTAGGGTAACGGCAACAGAACTTATGGATAGTATGCCGCGCAAACGACTGAGGGAAAAGGTTATTTACCGTAGCGGCGTCTATGGTGAATTGCTAATCGTCTCTGCTTTTATCGCCTCTGTTTTTAATCACTTTGTCGCGCCGGACTATGACCCTCAAGGCACACATGAGTTTTTGAAATATATCCATCCCACAGCTATTGGCGATCGCCTTAAGCACAATCATTTTTTGCGAGTAGCAGAGGTCAATCAACAGATTGTTGGTGTTTTAGAAATGCGAGATTATCACCATCTCTCATTACTTTTCGTCGCACGTTCTCACCAACGACAGGGTATTGCAAAAAAATTATTCAGCCAAGCGATCGCCATTTGTCAACAACATGACCAAGATCTGGCAGCCATTACAGTCAACTCCGCTCCTGGGGCCGTGCCAGCATACCAAGCCATGCACTTTCAAATTATTGGAGAAGAGCAGGTCAAAAATGGCATCCGCTTCATCCCAATGCAATATGAACTGAAACCAAAGTCAGAGTAATTTATGCTGCGGCTTCAAATTCAGCGGTCTCGCCAATAACTTGTTGGTAATAGCCACGTAATTGTTGTGTTGCCGCAGCCCAGCCCCATTTTTCTGCTTCAAGTCGAGCATTCACCCGCATAGCTTCGCGCTCTTCCGTTGCAGCAAGTAAACGTTG from [Leptolyngbya] sp. PCC 7376 includes:
- the chlP gene encoding geranylgeranyl reductase; this encodes MVLRVAVVGGGPAGSSAAEILAKAGIETYIFERKLDNAKPCGGAIPLCMVDEFDLPPEIIDRRVRKMKLISPSNIEVSIGQTLKDDEYIGMCRREVMDSFMRNRAAELGANLINGTVSKLEIPSNDKDPYTLHYSDHSQGQIKGEMKTLKVDLVIGADGANSRIAKAIDAGDYNYAIAFQERIRLPQDKMEYYEELAEMYVGDDVSPDFYAWVFPKYDHVAVGTGTMKVNQAKIKQLQAGIRQRAAKRLEGGEIIRVEAHPIPEHPRPRRVVGRVALVGDAAGTVTKSSGEGIYFAAKSARMCAEVIVEASNNGQTVPTEKDLKRYLKIWDKTYGATYLVLDILQRVFYRSDATREAFVEMCADIDVQEMTFDSYLYKTVVPANPLKQMKITAKTIGSLLRGNALAP
- a CDS encoding DUF4399 domain-containing protein, with the protein product MNYFFALLCSMLLTVVTFVSDGAPAIADALASQAPDNAQAYIISPQDGTTVSSPFTVQFGLSGMGIAPAGVDRSETGHHHLLVDLETLPEFDQALSATENIKHFGGGQTEATLELSPGEHTLQLVLGNYAHIPHNPPVMSEPITITVK
- a CDS encoding class I SAM-dependent methyltransferase, whose protein sequence is MPSKKELTEEIQSIFNTAADTFDHPTLSFWNRFGQNTVDNLALKEGDRVLDVCSGSGASAMPAAEKVGSTGKVISVDLANSLLDLARQKATQQGLDNIEFRCGDFTELGYPDNHFDAIICVFGIFFVDDMQAALRELLRMLRPGGKLVITSWGNNVFEPGNSLFKQTVRAVNQNFFAKPLPWESIKTPQSLEKLLLSADATQIEIISESIAHPLNKPEDWWTMMLGGGFRGVIEKLDPEIRQTIYRQNIDYLRDHNVTALDIDVMYAIARK
- a CDS encoding MOSC domain-containing protein — its product is MSEHLGSIVGLFRKCKHGESLRTEQSVFLEKGFGIQGDVNGHLISPRQVLMVRHEDLEEEAIAPGSLRENLVVQNIDADNLKPGSLLEFESGAKVRLTFYCEPCKKIESFVEDWKGFKGKRGVLGVVVESGKVAIADSIQVKLNAFPALSEIPYERFLGFIAHIPEGKVVTYREVILGMGVDRSYYRALPQYFRKTSPAEYPLHRILNSKGELISHVPDQLTKLRTEKVDVAQIKASQKVNLKQYLWQGTGLF
- a CDS encoding GNAT family N-acetyltransferase, yielding MDSMPRKRLREKVIYRSGVYGELLIVSAFIASVFNHFVAPDYDPQGTHEFLKYIHPTAIGDRLKHNHFLRVAEVNQQIVGVLEMRDYHHLSLLFVARSHQRQGIAKKLFSQAIAICQQHDQDLAAITVNSAPGAVPAYQAMHFQIIGEEQVKNGIRFIPMQYELKPKSE
- a CDS encoding ATP-binding protein — its product is MKLSSFRLRIALFAALLASVAVSGFGGISYILLYQSKTQNLDQDLQARLIRDASRPRSDQAWQTLEESRELFFSDDLTANSLVLVYGTEQTLIYQSANWDNDLNSYLTFPPQPDLPNNFPINPRRPNLPGNRDTPRRPPNPEIIQELIKLSSLTTQHTSTGSWRLGTVSSPFVQMAIAINLDVIDQEMALIRNIFVLLIPATLVIVMAGAWWLSSNALSSVQNITSVLKKITAKGLDQRASSNGLDTEFLELVNVFNQMMERLERSFQQASRFSGDAAHELKTPLAILQGELEQAMQTAPAGSSQQQTFGRLLDEIRRLNSITRKLLLLSLADAGQMKLQSQTIDFSELVSELAEDIELMAPELQLQLQLAPNLKLKGDRQLLTQVLQNLVTNAIKYNVPQGLIAIETFQAKQNIILKISNPSKGLKGGDRQKIFERFKREDSSHNRKVEGFGLGLSLSREIVRAHGGELTLEPASKLVTFTLSLPISMAR